The window gaattgcattgctgcagcttgatcgaaaattgtcgtctccagtgtgttttgaactcagcaatgttagatcgtccattgtcatccctccacaaagcagagaggaccctcaagtactcagacgctttctcccccaacggccaaaatgttcgaatacaAGAGGCACGACAGTTGGCGAGTATCCACCGGGTAGTCGTTTCTGGGCAtacttgttttccttgatTTGCTCCCTTCTCATTGCCGTGCTTCCCCCAGTTGTAGCTACACGAGGTAAGATGTCTGATGCCCATGGGTGGGCTAGTGCCACGTCTAACTCAACATTAGATCCTGTCTCCGAGTCataaactgtctgtctgtgtgtctgtctgtctgtctgtctgtcagtctgtctgtctgtctctccgtctctctctgtctctctctctctctctgtctctctctgtctctctctgtctctctctctctctctctctctgtctctctctctctctctctctctctctctctctctctctgtctggtctctctctctgtctggtctgtctgtctgtcaggtctgtctgtctggtctgtctgtctgtcaggtctgtctgtctggtctgtctgtctgtctgtctattcgtttATTTGTCTGTGGGTGTCTtagtatgtttatctgtttgttatgTTTCATGTTTCTTGATCTTTAGGGTGAATGTCGTGGCTCTCTCGTCTACGTTATCAACCCACTGACGGGCCACTTAGTCAAGTCAATCATCTCCAACAGCAGTCCATGCCTTCCATACACAGTCACACAAGCAGCTCTTCTTCCTGTAGAAGACAACAACTTGATGAGAGTTCTTCTTCTCACTGACAGGGAACTGAAGGTGCTTACACACAATGACTCTGTGGCTTATGACAGACTTATGTTtagtgttattgtttgttgtaggttCATCTGTTTCCTCCCTCTACTGCTGCATTGGAGGCTGTTGTGTCACGAGAGGAGGCAGTGTTTATTCATATCGTCAACTGCTCGTCTGGATCAGTTACAGGATATTCTGTtgataattttgaatttgagGTGAGACACTTGGGTGTTCAATTtgccaacagacagatatgtttgcatgtacaacaatacattaaattaacacaaacagacagacagacagacagacagacagacagacttgctTTTTTGTCCAGTTGGAGTCAATCGCTAAAAAACTTACCTATGCGGTTCCCGTCCTTAGAAGCCACAATTGCACTTTATTGTCATTTTGCACTTTATTGTCATTTTGCAAACAGGAGGGAGGTATTATGCATCAGCTGCAACAATCATTAGATGAAAACATGAATCTGTCAGAAAGCATGTCTAATACAAAGAAGCTACAACACAGATTGACAAGTGTCAGTTATTAACTTGCAATTAACAGTCTGATCGACATCTCTTCTCAAAAAGATGCTGCTCGCTTGTGTCTTCACAAGGTAAGGGAGCTGGACCTTGGCTCAGTGCAATACCATCCTCTGAGAAGCTGGCACTTTCACCTAGTAAATTTACTTTGGCTACTTCGATGAGGTTGGGCCTTCCTGTACATTATCCAGAATGGATCAACAAATGTGATTGTGGAAGACCATTAGAAATACATGGCGAAGATGCAGATGGTTTCCATCTTATAACTTGTAAAACTGGTGGTGGGCCAGTACGGACTCACGACTCGATGATGTCAGTATGGTCAGAATGTTTGAGTTCACTTCACTTACCACACAAATGTGAACCTAGAGACAAATATGTGAAATTCCAACAACTGTCCAGATATTCTTGTGGCTGATTCTGAAACTGAAACATAGAACTTGATGTGGCACTAGCTCATCCGTGGGCTGCAGATATTTTGTCTCGTGCATCTACAACTGCAGGGAGTGTGGCTGTGAGAAGGGAAGAActtaaattaagtaaatataaaAAAGGAAAACTGCCTGGTGGATATTCTCCATCAGTAGTGCCTATCGTTTAGAGCACTTTGAGCGTCGGGGAGAAAGAGCCACTAACTACTAATGCAATTGCAAGTATGTGGAGAGATGAGAACGGACGAACAAATGTTGCTGAGTTTAAGACACAATGGAGGAGACGATTTTCAATTCaactgcaacgttgcaatgcaagtgtgctgaCAAGAAAACTCATGATGGTCGGTTCTGGACCTAAGACCCTTagtagaaacactgactttgcacaaTTTGTAGTTAAGTAGCTTATTTTAAGTTTTATCCCCCCATATggggctaatgtattatgtagtaattattatgtagtggactttaggtttgcttttagagtttgatggaaattttattgtaatggaaatgtatgtattgacagacagacagacagacaaaactcAAAGTTCAGGACATGATTGAAAGATCTGCGACCAAGGATGCAGCTCGTTTGAGATCTCTTCAAGGGAGGGGATCAGGAGCCTGGCTAGATGTCATTCCCAGCTCAAGAAAGCTTGCAATTTCCCCTGGATTGTTCCGCCTGGCAGCTTTATTGAGGTTGGGTATGCGTTTGCCATTGCCTCTGTCAGCAACCTTATGTGATTGCGGCACAGCCTTAGATCCTGAAGGATATCATCTGATTACTTGTAAGACAGGTGGGGGACCAGTTTGGTCTCATAATTCAATAGTCTCTGCTTGGTCCGAGTGTTTGAAACGCGTGTCTCTTCCCCATACCGTTGAGCCAAGAGACTGTTACAGCAGCTCTCAGTCCAGACCCGATATTGCTGTTTATAATGCAACCGACTTTAACGTTGAGCTCGACATTTCCTTAGCCCACCCATGGAGCACCGACATAATTTCAGTCGCAGCTACAACTGATGGATCTGCTGCTTCAAAAAGGGAgggaaagaagagagagaagtacAGCAGAGAGACTCACACTAGTGGGGGTTCTCCATGCCTAATTCCACTGGTGTTTGAGCATTATGGCCGCTGGGGAAATGCAGGAGAAAAGTTTCTCCATCAAATCTCTCTGCGATCACGAGATGATGACGGCAAGGTGAACTCCAGTGAGTTCAAAACTTATTGGAGACGATTAATGTCCATTACTTTACAGCGGTGTAACAGTATGGTTTTGgcgaagaagattgacagaatagtgtgTAGAAATGACTCCGTAGCTGGTTTTTACAGTTACCAGAGTGTACGttaagctttcatttcatgaccctAAGGGTCTtttttcttggactcatagatagtgatttagcgttgactgtaatagcgttgatgtttaccaatagatgtttttgacagacagacagacagacagacagatttgttttattgtcatcaaacgtcactacttacatcacttgctgcagtactaaaagttctactctcctactgttcttcgttttaattaatgaatagaactacagacagacagacagacagacaatgagataCAAGCAGGTAGCCAAGTGAGTAGGTGAAGTGTGAGATGATGGGTCAGTGAAGTAGGAGGTGACCAAGCAGAAAGATGGGCATAATGTGCTGTAATTTGTATTAACCACTTATACTATTAGACACAATGACGTCCATTTATTATTTGATGGCAATTTCTAGTCAAAGTTAtcagacaaatacaaacagatatatgtctgtttgtcatctacttattgtctgcttgtctgattgtctgAAGTATCATGCTAACACTTTCTCTGAATAGGGAACGACAGCAAAGCTAGAAGAAGTGTGGAATGTGAAAGTGCAACCGGACGAGACGATCATCTCTTATGCTGCACGACCAGCCCATGGTAAGTTGACTACAGACTAGACTTGAATGTTACTAGTTTACCATTATCCATTTGATGGTGCTTTGTGGCTGAAGAACACgtccatgctcaagctcttgtacTTGGTGACCGTTCTGTGCTGTACAAATATCTCAATCCTAATCTGATTGCTATAGCAACGGAAACGGCAACAGAGAAAGGTATGTTTACGTTCTATCCATTTGTTCTTGTGCTTTTGCTGGCAtccttgtattgtgtttgccATTAATGTGTGTCAAATGTTTttggttattgtttgtttgtttctgtttgtttgtctgactgcctattctgttgctttgtttgtcagactgtctgtctgtttgtttgtctgtctgtctgtctgtgtgtttgtctgtctgtttgtctgtctgtctgcttgtctgtctgtctgtctgcttgtctgtctgtctgtctgcttgtctgtctgcttgtctgtctgtctgtctgcttgtctgtctgtctgtctgtctgtctgtctgtcagactgtctgtctgtttgtctgtctgtctgtctgtctgtcagcctgcctatctgtgtgtctgtctgtttgtatgtctgtctgtctgtatgtctatgtctgtctgtctgtctgtctgtctgtctgtcagcctgcctatctgtgtgtctgtttgtctgtctcttgttgtGTATTGTGCAGTTTCTATTTTGTCTATattaattgtgttgtgtagtttACTCTCTTTATTCTTTTTAGGAGGTATTGGCATCTACATTCTAGACAGTGTAACAGGATCAATCATCTACCAATTCAGACATCGCAGTGCTCATCGACCAGTTCACATCATTCATTCAGAAAACTGGTTTCTCTACCACTTGTGGAACCCACGACAGAGACGATACGAAGTTTCAGTGTTAGACCTGTATGAAGGCTCACTCGACAGAAACGACTCACACGTATCATCCATGGATCCTTTAGTACAACCAAACATTCTCAGTCAATCATACATTTTTTCATCTGCCATCATGGCAATGGGGGTAACAATCACAGAGAAGGGAATCACACACAAGACTGTGATGTGTCAGTGAATTGCAACCAGTGATGTAGGCGAAGTATAGAGAGTTATTTTGTTATAGTTGGTTTGAGCAATGGGGCTATTCTATCGCTGCCAAAGATGCTACTGGATGCTCGTCGTACTGTTTCCATGATGCCAGAGCAAAGGTAATCAAGTAATGTTGACAGGCTCTGTGGGTTGGTTTactgacttaattaactgcaCTCACATAACCCACATGGTCTGGATCAGTGTACAGCGGAGATGCATGCTAACAGTTTGCATGGTTGCTGTCATTTTGATATACAATTTTGTATATGCAAAATGTATTGATTGTATAGCAAGTCTAGAGAACTTAGTATCACACCATGAAGCATCACTTCCATGCAAAGTTGGAAATGTGTTAAAAACGTTGCAGGAGTAGCAAGCTTGCAACGTTGCTGTTGAGTTGCTTTTGATATATTTTGGGTGGTTACTTGTGAGACACACTACGTAATAGGATTATGACAAACAGCATGAAATCAATAACACTAAATGAACTTGCTTTAAACGGAGTATGCCAAATGTTGTAAAACGttgttgattttgattttggATGAcagtgttctgtgtgtgtgtgtgtgtgtgtgtgtgtgtgtgtgtgtgtgtgtgtgtgtgtgtgtgtgtgtgtgtgtgtgtgtgtgtgtgtgtgtgtgtgtgtgtgtgtgtgtgtgtgaccaacAATATGGAAATTATTTTCCTTGAGCCAATCAtgtagttgttgttattgttgtcttcttcatcatcatttTGGGATGTTGGATGTTGTATGAGTCAGTGTGCTTAACATTCTAGTGAGGAATTTATGATTCCATATCAGCCAGAGTTGCCATTGAGAGCTGTAGACGTGGTCAACTACAATCAGACAGTAAGATGTGCTGAATTGTCGATTACCttcttttgttgttgcattgatTCTATGATAGGTTATAAATGTTAAAGGACTTCACACTGTATCTGCAGGTCTAGagtctacttgtttgttgtttgcatatGGTTTAGGTCAGtatttgttgttaattaaaattttgtggTAGATAATCTAGTACATGTagagatgcatctctgcaatacaacagTATAATGTATTGAGTAATGCAGGTCTTTGATATTAaatcatgtttgtgtttttagaTTTGTATTCTACTCGTGTCATGCCATCTAAGACATTTGATGTGTTGGCAGAAGACTTCGACAGGTTCATTATTGTGATCGTTCTTCTTCTGCTTGGATTGTTGACAGTAATAACAGCTAGACTAGCCAACCGGAAACTATTGCATTCACAGTGGAAATAGAAAGAGCACTGACAGTCTTAGTCAACATTAATTATATGGTATATAGATAaatgtaatttaattagcGAATATTGGTGCAtgggtaggtgtgtgtgtgtgtgtgtgtgtgtgtgtgtgtgtgtgtgtgtgtgtgtgtgtgtgtgtgtgtgtgtgtgtgtgtgtgtgtgtgtgtgtgtttgtgtgtgtgtgtgtgtgtgtgtgtgtgtgtgtgtgtgtgtgtgtgtttgtgtgtgtgtgtgtgtgtgtgtgtgtggacttTGGACTTTGCCGGCACTACTACGTTGCGCGCTACACCTAGTGATTGCAGTGGTTTCTAGCATCCGGTTCAGGCCAAGTTTGACGCGTGTACAGTTGGGACAGGCCGACGTTTGAGCTTTCGATTAGGTTAGATGTTTCTGTTGACTTTAGTAGTACGTAGCCTAGCGTTGTTTAAAATTTGATGGTCTACACGTACGGCAGGTAGgttctggctacacgagactaatGCGATTTCGACATGCCACGTTCCTAGTGGCTGCGCGCGCGCGACCGACCAACCACGCGCGCTAGCGCTAGATTGTTATTGCTGGTAATTCCATCACGCACGTTGCCAcgtcaacaacaacacaggAATCAGAGCGATACAGCAATGCCAAAAAAATTAGGCCAAGACGTGCTTGAATGGAGTCGGACCAGCACGAAACTTAGCGAAAGTATCTAGAGTGCAGGTTACCTAGACAATCCGTTTTTCAATGTATCTCGCCACTCAGACTGGCGGAACTCCGAGGGAAACTTGGCGTTTCTGAGTGTAGGGTCGTACGTACGCTGATTGCAGCCGTTTCTGGTTCTTTTGATTGTTCACAGTTTCGATATaggtattaatattaatgttaatatTCGCGGTCTACATGCACGATGCACACCGTTCGAGCTTCCACGCaagcctgtccacactggcaactggatccattctggtctagtgtggacagggcttaacGTTACGTAACGTATACGTATCCTAATTCTAAATTAGCATGTACTATCTCTAGTTGACTACACTTACATCCTAAATTAAACGTGTTTAATGTTAGTTCAAATTGGTACAAAATCGAAGAAAGATTACGACTTTATcattagttttaattaattaaattagattgGCGTGATCTGACCGCAGTTACTGCTGCAAACAGTCACATGAATGTCTAGCTCATGTAGCTAAAACTACAACAAAGAATATTTTCCTAAAAGTTCAAActgctttttaattaatgcaccaGCAACTAAGTTAGCTAAATAACAGAAACTGCTACAATGAGAATTGCATGCGTACTGAAAAATGCACGCTGTCGTGTTCAAACTTTTAGCCGCAGCAGCGTAACTAGAGAACTTTAGCATTCAACTATATCATGGAGCTTGCGAGAAACACGTCAGGCGCctttactaattaattgtatcTCTAGAGTCTTTTCCAATGAGTTGTTACGTTTGATATCAATCGCATGAACGTTTTTTAACGTTTTtagcctcggagccagaccgctttgcacgtgagggggcGGAAGGCCTTTCAAGCGTAAAGGCGAGTGACAGGGCGgggagaaaaagaaaaaagcggtctggctccgagAGTTAGGGTACGATTACAGTCCACTCTAGGCATGTCAGTGCACGTGGATCCAATAGTTCACTTGTCTCCTACAGCTAATTAGAATCTTTTAGAGTACTACAGTACCTGATGGCGGCTGCATGGAACTTCCACATGTCTACTGTACTAGCTAAAAGGATAAGTGCTGAAGACGCATCAGTGGACGACACCACAGCGACGAGCACGCGCTGGTGCAGTCAATAGCAGTATTGTCTGCTAAGTTGCTCTCTGAGTTCCgccagtctgcagtctgcataAATTTTTTACAGGCCGCCGCTTTTAGCTGCCGAGCTTAGCGAGGCTTCTATTctgggtcgcacaacagaaatgggcgtgatcctatatgggtctccatcgagctttgggtgtgtgtgtgtgtgtgtgtgtgtgtgtgtgtgtgtgtgtgtgtgtgtgtgtgtgtgtgtgtgtgcgcgcgcgtgtgtgtgtacacaaatctcaaatttcttctccccacgaccacgtttcatgataggacctaccttaaaaatcgtttccgtgtctgACTACAGATAAGTTTACGAACGATTCGTGCACGTCACCAAATGGCGAAGAAAACGCTTcttgaacttccgtcgcctcatccttttgtattgtagctagggattgtgtgtacgtgacaaccaagaaacaccttcaggagttgaatgccacctaccgtcaactattcacacgtcccgtactacagtatgatcaattctttactacactgtgctgcatctaacactgttgatagtcaatgtttgccgatatcaatttctatgtcagtaaataccataccactgtcgttacaacggaactgagtgcatacctagactgtacatttcaattgtcttgatcacaatcgcaaaacgacgactacctatataccaggcctatatacgtaatctaaactactaggaagtttgcatgttgaaacaaatacgtattgcctagctaggactcggcgtttcagtagacggtctgaaagctccgttggaagtgttactcacgaacgcgaggcgcctacggataccgtagaactagttaattaattggctcagattaattacatattataGCTGCAGAGCTATTAACAGGAGGGTTTCGCCCGTTTGCACTCTAGTGCTACTTCATTTTCTCTCTAGTTCTGTTGGGCCTGTTTTCTCTTGTTGCAGGAAGAGGCGAGACTTGCTTTGGCTTTTCCAGACTAGTAACAGGTAGGGAACATTCTAAGGCGACATGAGAGACAGACTCTAAAAACATTGGATGGCAACACGAGGTAACAGGCAGTGAGCATTGTATGGCAATATGAGACAAAGAGGAAGCCTGGAAGCATGGTGCTCCTACACACTTTGTGTGGCACTAACAACTTTGCAAGGTTTTACATCTGTATAGCACCCTAAACAGACAACACTGACATGAGAAGATTGCGAGAGAATTATACCAATGTTACTCTAGTTGTCAGTCTCAAACGCTTGCCTTTAGGTTGGTGTACCTGGATTGCTAGATAACCTGTTCTGTTAAAGTTAAGTTAATGAACTGGGGGACGCCCATGGGTACTAGATACGCAGAAAATCACATACAACAGCTTCTCTAGATTTAGTTCATCACACTCTAGTGACTACATCGGACGAACAGAGTCACAGAaatcagcaacaacatcatGCACTACGTAGAGCTACGCGATGATCGAGTTTTTCTCCACAATCAGTCATTCGGAGTGGAACAGCTTGCACGCTAACTGTTTTAGTCCTCTGGATACTCCACTTCTGTCAGAATTTTATTGCTCTTGTTGGTGACAGTCACCTTGACGGTTTTTGCTGGCAATTGGGAAATCGGGTTTGTGAGGTCAACTTTCTGAGAGGTGCCTGCGTACGTACCGCTTTTGAACGAATCTCCCTGTTGCAGATCGCTACGCCAAGCCAAGTAGACAACGGAGTGGATTTCAAATTGTGCTACGTCATTCAGATCCATCATTGTTTGCTGAACGAGAGGAGAACCGTTCTTGAGGGCTTGAACGA of the Corticium candelabrum chromosome 7, ooCorCand1.1, whole genome shotgun sequence genome contains:
- the LOC134182234 gene encoding uncharacterized protein LOC134182234, with translation MIERSATKDAARLRSLQGRGSGAWLDVIPSSRKLAISPGLFRLAALLRLGMRLPLPLSATLCDCGTALDPEGYHLITCKTGGGPVWSHNSIVSAWSECLKRVSLPHTVEPRDCYSSSQSRPDIAVYNATDFNVELDISLAHPWSTDIISVAATTDGSAASKREGKKREKYSRETHTSGGSPCLIPLVFEHYGRWGNAGEKFLHQISLRSRDDDGKRCNSMVLAKKIDRIVCRNDSVAGFYSYQSVR